AATATTTTTTGCACCCACGCAAAGCTTAGACTACGTCATTAACATTCCTAGCTTTGCGCCCCGCGCAAGGAATCCCTGCTCGACCAGAACTAAAATTAAAATTATAACGATAAAAAGAATAAAAAAAATTATAAAAAATCAGAAGAAAGCACGCCAAGATGCGCATCAAGTATGGATTTAGCAGGCAATCGCTCCTTTGATGAAGGCGGTTTTGCAAACATAGCTGCTTCAATGTTAGCACCATTGACCTTATCACGACTTTTTGCGACGTCAAGAAAAGCCAATAAATAATCCTCATCTGAAAGAGCAAAACGGTTTTCTAAAGGAATGTTTAAATCATCAAATAAACAGTATGGTTTCGTAGGCGGTTTAAGACCTAAACATTTATAGCTTAACGATCCATCAGGCAAAATAACATAATGTTCACTTTCTTTGCCATTACATATATACGGCTTGATACCAGGAATAAATTTTGTAAAGTCCATGATATAAAAGATAAATAAGCGTTAGTTTATAAATTTTACGACAATCCAGTGATAAAACGACAGTGTGTCGTAAATTGCATTTCAAAACGACTTTCCTTAATGGAGAGTGGTAAAAGTGCAAAAATATGAGAAAACCCCAAATAAAACCCCTGAAAACGCTGTTTGTTACCAAAATGAGCTGTTCTTAATTAAATGGGCTTTAGAAGTCTGTAACCAAGAATATAATGGAAATTTACGCTGTTTCTTGACAAATTTCGCCAATCCAACACAAGAAACAGGAATCAAAGAGGGCTGTGGGGGTGGTCTTCTTTGATTCTTCTTTCTTCTTGTCATGGAGTTAGAAGACTAATCAATTTTCCGGAATTAAGAGACTTCTGTTTAACCTACTATCAAAACAGAAAGCACTCTCAAAAAATTCCTAAAAATCATACTCAAGAAATCCAAATTTCACTTAATAAGTGGAGTTAATAAGAAAATCAGGACTTAATGATATGTATTCGAAAATGTAGCGGATACATACCCAAACAGAGCAAAAAAGTAGTTACTTGAGATTTAAGTTAGAGTTAAGTCTCTTAAAAAGTAGTTGTTTGCGTAGCTGTTTGCTCAATAGTTCTGAAAAAATAATCAAAGTTAGTAACACCATAAGGTTTGGGTTTCTTGTTATTAAGTGGAGTTATTAAGACAAAAAGAGGTAAAAAATGGGCAAACCAAAGAAGTATGCAATCAAAACCATAAACTTTGGGGAAAATGGACACCCTGCAAGAATTTTGGTAGAGCAATATATCAAACTACATGGAAAAAATGCACTCTCTCAACTAATAAGGCGTTTAGTAGTCATCTATCTCATGGACAAACCTGAATACAAAGACTGGAAAGCACAGCTTTTGATTCACGAAAGAAAAGAAATAGGCAAAAATGTAGCGTCAAAAATGCAAAGGCGTTGCCAAATAGACGAGGAACTAAGAGAGATGGGCATAGACCCTGATGACATTTTCTAAACAAAAAAAACGAGGTGTAAAAAAATGAATGAAGAACAAAACAACCAACCAAAACAAGAAGTGCAAACAACAACAAGCCAAAACGGTGTAAGTCTTGAAAATCTTGACAAAAGACTACAAGCAATCGAGGAAGTGCTAAAAAAAGAAAACAAAATTTGATGCCATCAATTTGATGGCTCTTATTATTTTTTTAATTGAAAAATGAAAAAATGTCTATCATGCCAAAAACACAGGACAATGAGAAGACAAAAGGGAATATGGCTTTGTAAGGAGTGCATAAAAGACCCTTATGTCAAAGCAATTCTCAACAATGAAGCATATAGTCAATTAACCAAAAAAGAACTATTAAGGGGGCTAAAAAAATGAGCAAAGAATATCAAAAATTCAAATGTGTAAATTGCGAACACGAATTTATTAGCGGAGCAAAAAAACCAAGATGTAGCAAATGCTTTTCAACAAGAATAAACAAAATATCAGCGTTCTCACTTGAAAAAGAAATGCGACCACAAACAACAACAAAAGAAGAACCAAAACCAATAAACAAACCAATAGAACAAAAAACAATGCCAATGCCAAAGCAAGAAAAGAGAAACGACTTTCTTGACGACCTTGATTTTTAGGAGTTGATAAAAATGAAAACAGAAGAATTTGAAACTCCAAAAATCGAAATGGAAGAGCAAGAAAGCCAAATACTAAAAGAGCCAATAGAAGAAGAACCACAAGCAGAAGAAACAACTCTTGAAGAGCCAAAAATCACAGGACAAAGCGAAGAATACAAAACATTTGCTAAAACAATCCACACAATAATATTTTCTGTTGCCAAAATGCAAGTAGAAGAAGAAAAAAGAGAACTTCTTGACGAATCAGGAGCAAGAATAATGCAAAAATGGGATAAATGGCAATTCGTAGAAAAATACGGAGCAGAAGCAACCTACTTAATGCTTTGGGGCGATATCCTGCAAGTAAATTTCTTTAGCAAAAAAGCACAAGAAACAAACGAAGAAAAAGAAGAGAAATACATACCAATAGAAAACGACCACACACCACAACCAAAAACAGAGAATCAACCAGCAGACTTTACGCAAACATTAGCGAGGTTATGAAAATGGAATATAAACAACGATTGCTAAAAGTCTATTATGAAATAGAAGAACTAATCAAAAAGCATGAATTGGGAAAAATAAGCATAATGGGAATACCAATTAATGCAACTGATTACCTACTTAAAAAAATGCCAGAACTCTACTATTTTGCTAAAGAAAACGAAGAAAAAACAAAAGAAACACTAAAAACAATTCAAGAAAAAATAAACTTCTTGCTTAATGAAAATGATAAAAATAAAAACCAATCAAAGAATATTCATAACAGGCAAAACCCAAAGCGGAAAAACCAACTTTGCGAAATATCTCATAAGACAGCTTAAAAACTATATCATATACGATATAAAAAGAGAATATTCAAGCTTTGGAATAGTAGTCCATACAAAAAAAGAGTTTCTAATATCACTAAAAAGAGGATACTCTCAAATAGTCATACAACCAAACGATTTAAGTAAAGAAAACTTTAACGAAATATGCCAAACAATATTTCAAAAACTAACAAACATAATCTTAATAGTGGATGAAGTCCATAAATTCTGCACAAAATCAAGCATACCATACTACTTAAACGCAATAGTAACCGTAGGAGCAAGTCTTGGCATAGGATTTATGGGAATAAGCCAAAGATGTGCAAATGTGCATAATGACATATTAGCAAGTAGCGAATATATAATAAGCTTTTACCAATTCCTCGACAACGACATAAACAAACTAAAAGAATTCTTAGGAACAGAAGCAGAAAAACTCAAAAACATAGAATACTACTATTTCCTAATGTTCTCAATATTCGACAAAAAAATAAAATTCTACAAATCAATCAAGAAGATGTAGTTTTCTGTTTCTTCTGTTCAGATTTAACTCTTTTTTAACTTTTTCAATAGCTTTAAGATGTTGCTTATTTTCTTCTTGAATATCCTTTTTAGTATAAACTACTGTTTTTAATCTATGAAATCCAGTAGAAAGATGATGTATATCTTTTTGCATACTTTCAATATTTTTAGCAATTTTGTATAAAGGCGGTTCGCCTAATTGAGACATTCCAAAGAGTTCTGAAAAGTCAATAATGAAAACTTCTTTATGAATTTTTCCAAGAACATCTTTATACATTACTTTTATTTTAATTGGTTCTTTTTTTGATTCTGAATTATCCGCAAGACTGGTATAAAAAAACCTTATCTCTTGATTAGGAGCAAGATATTTCAATCCATTCTTAACTAAATTCATTTCTGAAAGCTTTTTGCCATCATCATAATCTAAATCTGAAAGCAATTTAAATTTAATATTATATGCAGACCCTAAACCATTATTTTTTATTTTCAAATCGATAAAATTTATCCATTCCTCACGAGGTTCAAATGTTACAGAAATATGAGGCATAAATTGGGAAAGTCTCATCTTTCTTGTTTCAGAGACTAATTTCCAAGTAAGAATAGCATAAACTACTGTTGCTATTGCCACAACTCCTGAAAAAACGATATTCCAATCCATACACACTGGTAAAACCTAACCTTATTTAAAAATATTTATTCAAATACGCAATATTTCTGCATTAATGTTTTATTAGCAATTTCTCTATTATTTTGTAGATTAAAGTTTTATGGGGGTTTGATACTATGAAAGCAAAGAGCATTATGATTGTGGCTGTTATTGCTATTGTTGCTGTGGCAGTTGCGAAGAGGATACCGCAAATAAATCAATATTTGTAAAAGGGGGATAAATAAAAATGGTTATGCACAAAAGATTTTTAGGCAGTTTGTCATATTCTGCAAATGGAAAAAGCACTCTTGAAATTCCTAAAGATAGTTTTCTAAAAAAGCTTACTTGTAGGATTAGAGGTCAATGTGATTCAGGGTCAGCAGTTTCTCGAAGCGAAAACAACCCAACAGAATTAATTAAACGAATGGAAATAGTCGCAAATGGTAAAGATACCATCAAAAGCGTAAGCTTTGCTAATTCTTATATTATGGATAAATACCAAAGCGGAACGACACCCGAAAAAGTGCAAACACCAGCGAGTGCGTCACAGAGCAACCAGTCTTTTAGTGCAACCACTTATATTGATTTTGACCTTGACAGAGATGAACTTGATACCTTACTTCCTGCACAAGAACTTAACACTTTGCAGTTAGTTATAACATGGGGTCAAGCAACAGATATTGATTCAGGAACAGGGTTTAATATTGATTGGGCTTATCTTGATGTAACAGTCGAAGAAGAGGGAAACCCTGAAGAAATGGGTCTTGAAGCTCAAAATATGGGCGTAATCAAAGAGTTTGAAATCGTGCAAGATGTAACAGCGTCAGGAGTGCAAACGATTAAACTTCCTCTTGGAAATGTCTATCAAAAAATATTCCTAAAACTTGTTGATAATGGGGTTCAAAGCAACACTTTATGCACAGATTTTGAGGTTTTACTTAATGGACTGCAAACAGTCAGAAAAGAAAGGTTTGACATGAGCAGGGCAGATGACAAAACAGAATACGGTCTTGAAAGTGTTGAAAATGGCGTAACCATGATTGACTTTGACTTAGGCGGAAGTGAGCCAATAGATACAGGCGAAGCGTCAAGTTTTGAGTTAAAAATTAATTGTGGAACACCAACAGGAACAGCCAACATCAGCGTAGTAACTCAAGAACTCATCTTGCCAAATGAGTAAGGGGGTGAGTTACTTTGGTATGGTTTGATTTTAGCGTCATACCGCCAAAAATAAGCGGTGGCGGTGGCGATAAACCTGTTTTATCTTCTGTTAATTGGACTATGTTAGCAGTAGCTATAATCGGTTTATTGTTTGTGCTAAAGGAGTTTAAAGGGCAAAAATGAGAGGCGTAAAATTCCTTATGTTACTTGTGGGTTTTGTAATGATTGTCATTCCTGAACCTGCAACCACAGGAGCAGGAATTTTGTTAGTTCTCGCAAGTTTTGGGGTTAAAGGATAATGGCAAGAAGAAGAAAAAGCAGGAAGAGTTCAAGAAAATCAACTCGTAGAAGTTCAAAGAGAAGCTACTCTAAAAGCCGTTCTAAATCTCGTTCAAGAAGCACAAAGAAAAGAAGTAGTTTAAAATCTCGTCTTTCAAGTATCGCAAAGAAAGTTAGAAGCACAGCAAAAAGAGTTTCAAGCAGAGCAAAAAAGACTTTTTCAAGAGTAAAAAAAAGAATTACTACAAGAAAAACATACTCAAGACCAAAACCAAAAGTTTCAACAAAATCATATTCAAAAAAGTCATATTCAAAACCAGCAGTAAAGAAAAAATCAAGACTTTCAAGTGTGAAAAGCTTTTTTAGAAAAGCAAAGAGTAGCGTTTCGTCTCGACTTTCTAAATATAAATCTAAAGCTAAAAAAGTCATGCACAAAAGTTCAAGTTTTTTGAGAAAAGCAACCTCAAGAATAGGAAGAGTATCAAAGAAAAGCACAAAGAAAATGGGGCGAAGTGCAAAAGGTTTATTCTCAAAAATGAGAGGAGCAGGAAAAAGCGTCTTAACAAAAAGCCGTAAGTTGTTTAGTAATATTGGAAAAGGACTAAAAAAAGGTTTTAGCATAGCAACAAAACCAGCAAAAGCAGGGTTAAACATTGCGAAAAAAACAGGCGGTTTTATTCTTGGAAGCATAAAAAATCATGCTAAAGAAGTCAAAGAAAAAGGAATCATAGGCAAAACTTTTGATGATTTTAAAACAGCTCTTTTTGGTCAGCAAGACGAACAAATAACAGGGGCTTTGAACATTAAGGAAAAGAAAAAACCTAATTTCTTGCTACTTGCAGGAGCAGGAGTTTTGGCATATTACTTGACAAAGGAGTATATTTGGAAAAAATGAAACTCAACGAAATAGCAACGATAATCGGAATAATTGCAGGAGCAATAACGATTTTAGGATTTTTAAGCAAGAGGAATTAAAAGAAAATGCAAGACTATCCACTTCATTTATTTGAAACAGTATTCAAGCAGTTTTATGCAAATGCAACAGGCAATATAGACTTAAAACCGCCACAAGATGAATATTATTTTGTCAAAGAAATAAATCTTAGTGGAAACAGACCGCTTATTTGTATTGCTTACATGGGGCTTAATACAGACGCTTCTCTTAAAGGGATTCGTTCAGGCAGATGTGATTCATACGGTAGATTAAAACTAAACTTTCCAACATTTGTAAAAATAGACCCGCAAAAAAAGTTTAGATTTACGGTTTTCTTAACTGATGGGGATTGTTACGGGGATTATACTTATTTTGTTGTCAAGAAAGATATTTTTGACAAGCTTAATGCAAATATGCAAAAAATGTTAGTTAATGGGCAACTCTTTGAAGCTTATGATAAGATTGCTCCAATGGGGGTGTTTCCATCATGGCAGAAATAACTAACCCTGAAACAACGCCTGTTAATAGTCGTTTAAATGGTCTTGACATTCACAACATGGCAAGAATAAGTATTCCTCAATGGACTAACATAAATTCATATTCTTTTGGTGTTACTTGTAAAAAACTCATATTGCACAATCCAACAGGATATGGTGACATTCGTTTTTGGGTAGGTGTAAGTCCAAGCACAGGCAACTACATGACACTCAAAGAGGGAGCAACCATAGAGATAGATTGCAGAGTTTCAACGCTATATAGTTGTGGAGTTACAGGCAACGCATACATAGAGGTAATAGTGCTAAAATGAAAATCACAAAAGCAGTAAGGAAAAACGAGAAAATTATCGCTTATGTAGAAACAGACGAGCCAATGTTTCAAGATTTGAATTTAGAAACTAAAGAAGTAATCAAATCAAGCAAAGAAAAAATAGTCAAGATTGTAGAGGTTAATGACCTGCATGATGACGATTTAAACAAAGAAAGCATACTCAAAGAACTTGAGAAAAAAGAAGAAATAATCTTTGAAAATGTCGAGCTAAAAGCCGAAGAAATCAAAGAAAAAGCCAAAGCAAAAAAGGGTATAAGGGAGTGGTAAAAAATGCCTCATAAAATACATTATCATAAAGGTTACGGATGGGTATATCATAGAAAAGACGGAGCAATAGTTATTCATGGAAGAAGACACTCAAAAAGAGACTTAAAAAAAGACCGTCAAAGAATGGCAAAAAGCCACCTAAAGAAAAAACAAAGACAAGGATACGGACATACTGGGGATTATTACGGACAAAGAAAACCACGAAAAGGCACAAGAGCAAAAGATTTTCTTGACGGATTCATATAGAGGTTAGTGTTATGTGGAATAAACCAACATTAAAGCAATTAGAGAAAGTTCCTGATTTGTATAGTCAAGAAAATGTCAAAGATAAAAAAATATATCTTAAATTCTTTCTTGGCTCATGGACTTGGTATATTGCAGAAATAAACCACAAAAACTATGACACCATGTTTGGATATGTAATATCGCCAATGGGTTCAGAATGGGGTTATATATCACTAAAAGAATTAATCGGACTAAAACAATTATTCGTAGAAGTAGATAGGGACATCTATTCAGTAACACCATACAAACCAAAAAAGTTTTCAGAACTAATGAAAGAAGAACAAAATAAAGACTTCTTGGATGACTTATAAAAATGATAGAAAGCGAAATAATAAACCTAATTGGAAACATGGGCTTTCCTATTGCAATGTGCTTTTATCTCATGTTCAGATTTGAAAAAACACTACAAAAAAACACAGAAAGTGTGCAAGAACTAACAAAATACTTAAAAGATAAAAAGAATTAACTTATTTTATTTTAACAGAAAATTCTTGTAATTTATGTTTAATCATTTCTCTTTGTGTTTCAACTTCTTTTATTTCTTTTGTAATTCTTTCAATTTGTTTATTATTTAACTTAGGTATTTTTATTTCTAAGTATTCATCATCACTAATTGCAGGCATTATTGTTCCTGAGGATTTCCACCTAACTTGATTTAAAGTAGATTTTAATCTTAATAAAGCATACAAACATTCAGAAGTCATTGGCGGTTTAGGTTTTAAAACTACAAACCCTGTTGAAACTACACCTTTATCTAAATCTTGATTCACTATTGCAACATTTTCTTCACTATCTTTTACTCTTGCACAAATAATGTCTCCCTTATCAACATTTAATTTTGCTCTTGAAGGTGCATCATCTCCTAACAATTCTTCTATATTAATGATACTTCCTAATTTTTTTTCAATATCGCTAAACTGAACATATTTAATTATGTTTGTTGGATTTTTTTTAGGATTAATAATTTTTCTTGATAATTTAGCAATATCTTTTACTAAAGAGTCTTCGCCATCTATTTCAAAAACATATTTTGAATAATAATAGGTTGCGTCTAATCTTGAAGATAATAAATTTTCGCCTATAAGAAAACAAGCAGGTTTATCATTTAATATTTCTAAAATATCTTTTTTATTTTTCAGATTTTCAAAAGATTTACTTGCTTTAAATGACCTATATACATTCAAAATATTTGGCAAATCATTTTCATCTATTTCTTTTGCTTGCTTAGTTTTTCTTTCAAAACCTACTTCTTCAGC
The window above is part of the Candidatus Woesearchaeota archaeon genome. Proteins encoded here:
- a CDS encoding type IV secretory system conjugative DNA transfer family protein; its protein translation is MIKIKTNQRIFITGKTQSGKTNFAKYLIRQLKNYIIYDIKREYSSFGIVVHTKKEFLISLKRGYSQIVIQPNDLSKENFNEICQTIFQKLTNIILIVDEVHKFCTKSSIPYYLNAIVTVGASLGIGFMGISQRCANVHNDILASSEYIISFYQFLDNDINKLKEFLGTEAEKLKNIEYYYFLMFSIFDKKIKFYKSIKKM
- a CDS encoding DUF2958 domain-containing protein, with product MWNKPTLKQLEKVPDLYSQENVKDKKIYLKFFLGSWTWYIAEINHKNYDTMFGYVISPMGSEWGYISLKELIGLKQLFVEVDRDIYSVTPYKPKKFSELMKEEQNKDFLDDL
- a CDS encoding YvrJ family protein produces the protein MIESEIINLIGNMGFPIAMCFYLMFRFEKTLQKNTESVQELTKYLKDKKN